Proteins encoded by one window of Microplitis mediator isolate UGA2020A chromosome 1, iyMicMedi2.1, whole genome shotgun sequence:
- the LOC130670233 gene encoding serine/arginine-rich splicing factor 4-like — translation MSKKLSTTLTLAVTALKNLEERKGASPHDICNYISSVYNVPREVAKRQALVALKRGTSYGLLKEISGRYNLLTDTEKESYELTNQELGLLDFTCRKRRLERKRRMRRGNGQKLSGNKIRPRSITRKKSKNRGKKKSKIMSRSKSGSGSRSGSKKGRKRSVSKSGNGSAKRNRSCVCPPGSRSRGKIKRRSSSRSSRKRTKSKSRHTGNRKRSRRKSKSANKLKSKRNKSIRRSRSKRRSKSRSKSRSKSRSKSRSRSRSRSGSRSGSRSGMKKSISKRRSKKIKMSKKNGKKKRTKSCECPTNPAARKMPSKSSGNDSKSDKPTSVKKEKKEKREPKKDNCLFNFFGVSSGNKYPMDY, via the exons atgTCTAAAAAATTGTCGACGACGCTGACATTGGCAGTGACGGcgttgaaaaatttagaaGAACGCAAAGGAGCTAGTCCGCATGATATCTGTAATTATATTTCTTCGGTTTATAATGTCCCGCGCGAAGTTGCCAAACGTCAA GCTCTGGTGGCATTGAAACGTGGCACTTCTTATGGtctattgaaagaaatttcaGGTCGTTATAATCTTCTAACTGATACTGAAAAAGAGTCTTATGAATTAACAAACCAGGAGCTCGGTCTTTTGGACTTTACATGTAGAAAACGTCGATTGGAACGAAAACGTCGAATGCGTCGTGGCAATGGACAAAAATTAAGTGGAAATAAAATTAGACCGCGCAGTATTACGC gtaagaaaagtaaaaataggggtaaaaagaaaagtaaaataatgagTAGAAGTAAAAGTGGAAGTGGAAGTAGAAGTGGAAGCAAAAAAGGTAGGAAGCGTAGTGTAAGTAAAAGTGGTAATGGTTCAGCTAAAAGGAATCGTAGTTGTGTTTGTCCACCGGGAAGTCGTAGCAGAGGAAAAATAAAGAGACGAAGTAGCTCTCGGAGTAGCAGAAAGAGAACTAAAAGCAAGTCAAGGCATACGGGAAACAGGAAACGTAGCAGAAGAAAGAGTAAAAGTGctaataaattgaaaagtaaaCGTAATAAGAGTATAAGAAGAAGTAGAAGTAAACGTAGAAGCAAGAGCAGAAGTAAAAGTAGAAGCAAAAGTCGAAGCAAAAGTCGAAGCAGAAGCAGAAGTAGGAGTGGAAGCAGGAGTGGAAGCAGGAGTGGGATGAAAAAGAGTATCAGTAAGAGAcggtcaaaaaaaataaaaatgtcgaaaaaaaatggtaaaaagaAACGTACTAAATCCTGTGAATGCCCGACTAATCCCGCAGCACGTAAAATGCCCTCGAAATCTAGTGGAAATGATTCAAAGTCTGATAAACCTACAAgtgttaaaaaagaaaagaaagaaaagaGAGAACCAAAAAAAGATAActgtctttttaatttttttggagtttCTTCGGGTAATAAATATCCGATGGACTActaa
- the LOC130670294 gene encoding splicing factor Cactin, which translates to MGKERYSRRDSRGYDNDDRQSKVKSYSDSKHSKHDDKKYSSSLSKSKSSKHRDDTIKKKSKQSDSSRSSSKKKRSKHKSKRSSSSSSSSSSSSSDSSSSSSSSNSSADSTKLLKKLEQQRLKQLEERRRKKELLKATETPEEKRLRRLKKKEAKERKRKERMGWDNDYLHYTNTDNPFGDGNLLSTFVWSKKLEKDGLLGVNREELELRNRHKQEENKRELEKVKKRRQERELERQQREEEMNMMQRGKEAAQMEQWRHQEDQFHLEQARLRSRIRIQDGRAKPIDLLAKYISAEEQVDAVEMHEPYTYLRGLEIKDLEDLIEDIKVYKELERGKNLDYWNDITVIVEDELHKLRKLEKSEYQVALGRREGINQAVAKDITGIFKGKSAKQLETMQLQIESKISGKPEGVDIGYWESLLSQLKAHMARARLRDRHQDNLKKKLEVLIAEQGVARNEGDCDQEQQVAGSTRETSNQDNTQDKSKDDKSDKEQVDDNDDNGDGDDDDGDEEEMLNEYFCEYNAGGYSPKYMSMGQLEPGTLITLEEDDNQRLEFARHQVLNTGRKVQSVLSAEEQAMHREARKNMGDDEAQFSVESSLEAQIYLWSDKYRPRKPRYFNRVHTGFEWNKYNQTHYDMDNPPPKIVQGYKFNIFYPDLIDKGTTPAYYLTRSGKKDQRPKTANLEKPSVLDPALVNKLDMSLLSKERLCDSMTRIQLDRRATASGGGHTTPVNNSNKNIQPIVESSKRSTPPFTEAKTFFIRSKRRSLDHLNNNNYYLNTEQTMPRVLEPVIPKKSPSPVLNTNNNNNSSSKECLTSKLINDHKRLDNNNNNNNNNNNRNLMNVKPVAASSLSTVRTAKSSRLALPEELEVFTSPIANKLKTPEPCKTCGRPDQPERFHSHPKGVPSIKGSTEVDKNSSKDVVRKSIQKPVALNYKSEKNKNKSKDKGNSNDGGIETVQKLSPRMEDNASKSRPDSVKKGPRTVTCYICAREFGTASFPIHEPKCMEKWERENEALSPSQRRPRPQRPVLPLNHQQWNNVAWESSQSQLLPCWRCGRTFLPDRLPVHQKSCKVSKDPAAEKSDRSEKSRSTTSRSGSSTVFCQNCGRNFGARTIKIHEPQCIKRWQIANNIYSPSDKNKSSSSYSVCSDSPYKQLRPTTTCYICGRDFGSASIDIHEPQCLKKWNIENDKLPLSKRRPEPIKPDIVLADTSDSASPVIDWAATTEARWKSHLGQLVPCKNCKRTFNPDRVTVHERTCKGIN; encoded by the exons atgGGTAAAGAACGTTATTCGCGAAGAGACAGTCGTGGTTACGACAACGACGACAGACAATCCAAAGTTAAAAGTTATTCTGATAGTAAACACAGCAAACAtgatgacaaaaaatattcttcaaGTCTTTCAAAATCTAAATCCTCAAAACATCGTGACGATACTATTAAGAAAAAGTCCAAACAGTCTGACTCTTCAAGATCATCcagcaaaaaaaaacgatccAAGCATAAAAGTAAaag gTCCTCGTCATCGTCTTCGTCATCGTCCTCGTCATCATCAGACTCatcatcttcatcttcatcttcaAATTCATCAGCAGACTCAACAAAATTGCTTAAAAAATTGGAACAACAGCGTCTGAAACAGCTAGAGGAGCGTCGTCgtaaaaaagaattattaaaagCTACCGAAACTCCTGAAGAGAAGCGTCTGCGAcgtttaaagaaaaaagaagCGAAAGAACGTAAACGCAAAGAACGTATGGGATGGGACAACGATTATCTTCATTACACAAACACAGATAATCCATTTGGTGATGGGAATTTACTCTCTACATTTGTATGGTCAAAGAAACTTGAAAAAGACGGTCTTCTGGGTGTTAATCGTGAGGAACTCGAGCTACGTAATCGGCACAAACAGGAAGAGAATAAACGTGAGCTagagaaagttaaaaaacgtCGTCAGGAACGGGAATTAGAGCGTCAACAGCGCGAGGAAGAGATGAATATGATGCAACGAGGCAAAGAAGCTGCACAAATGGAACAGTGGAGACATCAAGAGGATCAATTTCATCTGGAGCAAGCACGTTTGCGTTCACGAATACGTATCCAAGATGGTCGCGCCAAACCAATTGATCTCTTGGCTAAATATATTTCTGCAGAAGAGCAAGTTGATGCTGTTGAGATGCACGAACCCTACACTTATCTACGTGGACTTGAGATAAAAGATCTCGAGGATCTTATTGAAGATATAAAAGTGTACAAAGAATTGGAACGAGGTAAAAACTTGGACTACTGGAATGACATTACGGTTATTGTTGAAGACGAATTACATAAACTGagaaaacttgaaaaatcaGAGTATCAAGTTGCTCTGGGACGCCGTGAAGGAATAAATCAAGCTGTTGCTAAAGATATTACTGGAATATTTAAAGGCAAGTCTGCCAAACAGTTGGAGACGATGCAGCTGCAAATTGAGTCAAAGATATCCGGCAAACCTGAAGGTGTAGACATTGGATACTGGGAGAGTCTCTTGTCACAGTTAAAAGCCCACATGGCACGTGCTAGACTAAGAGATCGTCATCAGGATAATCTTAAAAAGAAGCTCGAGGTATTGATTGCTGAGCAAGGTGTCGCAAGAAATGAAGGAGATTGCGACCAAGAACAACAAGTTGCTGGTTCCACTAGAGAGACAAGTAATCAAGACAATACTCAAGATAAATCCAAAGATGATAAAAGTGATAAAGAGCAagttgatgataatgatgataatggtgatggtgatgatgatgatggtgatgaaGAGGAAATGCTTAATGAATATTTCTGTGAGTATAATGCTGGTGGTTACTCGCCTAAATATATGTCCATGGGACAGCTGGAACCAGGAACGCTGATTACTCTAGAGGAGGACGATAACCAGAGACTGGAATTCGCAAGGCATCAGGTGCTTAATACAGGCAGAAAAGTTCAAAGTGTCCTGTCTGCAGAGGAACAAGCGATGCATCGTGAAGCCAGGAAAAATATGGGTGATGATGAGGCCCAGTTTAGTGTTGAGTCATCGCTAGAAGcacaaatttatttgtggtctGATAAATACAGACCCAGGAAGCCCAGATACTTTAATCGAGTTCACACTGGATTTGAATGGAATAAATACAATCAGACTCACTACGATATGGACAACCCACCGCCCAAGATTGTTCAGGgatacaaatttaatatattttatcctGATTTGATTGACAAAGGAACAACTCCTGCCTATTACTTGACTC gaagTGGAAAAAAGGaccaa CGTCCAAAAACAGCAAATCTAGAGAAACCGAGCGTGCTAGATCCCGCGTTGGTCAATAAATTAGACATGTCATTGCTGAGTAAAGAACGATTATGCGATTCAATGACGCGTATACAGCTTGATCGAAGAGCTACCGCTAGTGGGGGTGGACACACTACGCCCGTCAACAATAGTAACAAGAATATACAACCTATTGTTGAATCATCAAAGCGCAGTACACCACCGTTCACCGAAgctaaaacattttttattagatcAAAGCGTCGTAGCTTagatcatttaaataacaacaactattatttaaatactgaACAAACAATGCCACGTGTACTTGAACCTGTCATTCCTAAAAAATCACCTAGTCCAGTACTTAATactaacaacaataataatagtagtagtaaAGAGTGTCTgacaagtaaattaattaacgatcACAAACGATtagataacaataataataataataataataataataatcgtaatCTAATGAATGTTAAACCGGTAGCAGCTTCGTCATTGTCAACAGTAAGGACGGCAAAGTCATCTCGTTTAGCTCTACCGGAAGAACTTGAAGTGTTTACTTCCCCGATtgctaataaattaaaaacaccaGAGCCGTGCAAAACTTGCGGTCGTCCTGATCAGCCTGAACGATTTCATAGTCATCCTAAGGGAGTTCCTTCCATCAAGGGATCAACTGAAGTAGATAAGAATAGCAGTAAAGACGTTGTCAGAAAGTCCATTCAGAAACCAGTTGCACTGAATTATAAGagcgagaaaaataaaaataaatcaaaagatAAAGGTAATAGTAATGACGGAGGTATCGAAACAGTACAAAAACTATCACCGAGAATGGAAGATAATGCTAGTAAATCACGTCCAGATTCTGTTAAAAAAGGACCTAGAACGGTTACTTGTTATATATGTGCCCGTGAATTTGGCACTGCCAGTTTTCCGATACACGAGCCAAAATGCATGGAG aaatggGAGCGTGAAAATGAAGCTTTGTCTCCATCCCAAAGACGTCCTCGTCCGCAACGACCAGTATTACCATTAAATCATCAGCAGTGGAATAATGTTGCTTGGGAATCATCTCAA agcCAATTACTTCCTTGTTGGAGATGCGGCCGAACTTTTTTGCCAGATCGTCTACCAGTTCATCAAAAAAGTTGCAAAGTTTCCAag gATCCAGCGGCTGAGAAATCAGACAGGTCTGAAAAATCGAGGAGCACAACCAGTCGATCGGGTTCATCAACTGTTTTTTGTCAAAACTGTGGTCGTAATTTTGGCGCAAGAACTATTAAAATTCACGAACCACAGTGTATAAAGCGTTGGCAGAttgctaataatatttattcacccagtgataaaaataaatcatcatCGAGTTATTCCGTTTGTTCTGATAGCCCATAT aaacaATTGAGACCTACGACAACTTGTTATATTTGTGGACGCGACTTCGGGTCAGCTAGTATCGATATTCATGAACCccagtgtttaaaaaaatggaatattgaaaatgataaattgcCATTAAGTAAACGCAGACCTGAACCGATAAAACCAGATATTGTTTTAGCtg atACATCGGATTCAGCTAGTCCTGTAATAGATTGGGCAGCAACAACTGAAGCAAGATGGAAATCACATCTAGGTCAATTAGTGCCTTGCAAAAACTGCAAAAGGACTTTCAATCCCGACCGTGTTACTGTGCACGAGCGCACGTGCAAAGGTATAAATTAG